In one window of Pseudomonadota bacterium DNA:
- a CDS encoding cobalt-precorrin-6A reductase yields the protein MPAPKRLLILGGTAEAAELAAEAVQRFGAGLAVISSLAGRTGRPAIPQGGVRIGGFGGADGLARYLRQEAIDLVIDATHPFARQISANAAEATAATGSKRLVLARPPWPRHPLDRWIEVGDIAAAAKVLPRVGQRIWLTVGAGELDAFADMPGIWFLVRLVEAPAAPLPLGPHELILGRGPFSLPAERALIRRHQIDALVAKASGGPATYAKIEAAREANLPVVMVRRPPPEPGERVDSIAEAIAWIEQALSAVS from the coding sequence ATGCCCGCGCCTAAGCGTCTCCTCATCCTGGGCGGCACCGCGGAAGCCGCCGAGCTCGCCGCCGAAGCGGTCCAGCGTTTCGGCGCCGGGCTTGCCGTCATCTCCTCGCTGGCGGGGCGAACGGGACGGCCCGCCATTCCCCAGGGTGGGGTTCGCATCGGCGGCTTCGGCGGCGCCGACGGGCTTGCCCGCTATCTCAGGCAGGAGGCAATCGACCTCGTCATCGACGCAACCCATCCCTTCGCCCGGCAGATCTCGGCTAATGCGGCCGAGGCGACCGCTGCGACCGGATCCAAGCGGCTGGTGCTGGCGCGTCCTCCTTGGCCCCGGCATCCGCTCGATCGCTGGATCGAAGTCGGCGATATCGCCGCCGCCGCCAAGGTCCTGCCCAGGGTCGGCCAGCGCATTTGGCTCACCGTCGGTGCCGGCGAGCTCGACGCCTTCGCCGACATGCCCGGTATCTGGTTTCTGGTGCGGCTGGTGGAGGCACCCGCCGCGCCGCTGCCGCTCGGGCCCCATGAATTGATTCTGGGCCGCGGTCCGTTCAGCCTGCCCGCGGAGCGCGCGCTCATCCGCCGGCACCAAATCGACGCGCTGGTGGCCAAGGCCTCGGGCGGACCAGCGACCTACGCCAAGATCGAAGCGGCGCGGGAGGCGAACCTGCCGGTGGTCATGGTACGCCGGCCGCCGCCGGAGCCGGGCGAGCGGGTGGACTCGATCGCCGAGGCGATCGCCTGGATCGAGCAGGCTCTCAGCGCCGTTTCCTGA